In one Mycobacteriales bacterium genomic region, the following are encoded:
- the nucS gene encoding endonuclease NucS: MRLVVARCSVDYVGRLTAHLPMAPRLLLVKADGSVSIHADDRAYKPLNWMSPPCTLREEDGLWTVTNKAGERLLITLEEVLHDSSHELGTDPGLVKDGVEADLQRLLAEQIHTLGAGYRLVRREHPTAIGPVDILCRDAGGASVAVEIKRRGEIDGVEQLTRYLELMNRDPVLTPVRGVFAAQSITPQARVLAADRGIACVTLDYDALRGVDDPSTRLF, from the coding sequence GTGAGGCTGGTCGTGGCGCGGTGCAGTGTGGACTACGTGGGACGGCTGACCGCGCACCTGCCGATGGCGCCGCGGTTGCTGCTGGTGAAGGCGGACGGGTCGGTGTCGATCCACGCCGACGACCGGGCGTACAAGCCGCTGAACTGGATGAGCCCGCCGTGCACCCTCCGCGAGGAGGACGGCCTCTGGACGGTCACCAACAAGGCCGGGGAGCGGCTGCTGATCACGCTGGAGGAGGTCCTGCACGACTCCTCGCACGAGCTGGGCACCGACCCCGGCCTGGTCAAGGACGGCGTCGAGGCCGACCTGCAGCGGCTGCTGGCCGAGCAGATCCATACCCTCGGCGCGGGCTACCGGCTGGTCCGGCGCGAGCACCCGACCGCGATCGGCCCGGTCGACATCCTCTGCCGGGACGCCGGCGGCGCCTCGGTCGCGGTCGAGATCAAGCGCCGCGGCGAGATCGACGGCGTCGAGCAGCTCACCCGCTACCTGGAGCTGATGAACCGCGACCCGGTGCTGACCCCGGTCCGCGGGGTCTTCGCCGCCCAGTCGATCACCCCGCAGGCGCGCGTGCTGGCCGCCGACCGGGGGATCGCCTGCGTCACCCTGGACTACGACGCCCTGCGCGGCGTCGACGACCCCAGCACCCGCCTCTTCTGA
- a CDS encoding SDR family oxidoreductase: MGRVALVSGASRGLGAAMAERLAADGMRVAVNYVAGTEAEARAVAERIGGTAVEADVTDETAVTRLVREVELSLGPVEVLVCNATGPQPGIPFEELSWADLLDQLAFFARSPLLLSQAVLPGMKAAGWGRIVHIGSDITDRVPPDMAAYVAAKAAQLGLAGAMAQHVARWGITVNTVAPGWIPVERHAGATPAELAAYAVHLPGGRLGTPAEVAAAVSFLASDAASFVNGERIRVDGGHGRV; encoded by the coding sequence ATGGGCCGGGTGGCGTTGGTGTCGGGTGCGTCGCGAGGGTTGGGCGCGGCGATGGCGGAGCGGCTGGCTGCGGACGGGATGCGGGTGGCGGTGAACTACGTCGCCGGGACGGAGGCCGAGGCCCGGGCCGTGGCCGAGCGGATCGGCGGCACCGCGGTCGAGGCCGACGTGACCGACGAGACCGCCGTGACGCGGCTCGTGCGCGAGGTGGAGCTGAGCCTGGGCCCGGTCGAGGTGCTGGTCTGCAATGCCACCGGGCCGCAGCCCGGGATCCCGTTCGAGGAGCTGAGCTGGGCCGACCTGCTCGACCAGCTGGCCTTCTTCGCCCGCAGCCCGCTGCTGCTGAGCCAGGCCGTGCTGCCGGGGATGAAGGCGGCCGGCTGGGGGCGGATCGTGCACATCGGGTCGGACATCACCGACCGGGTCCCGCCGGACATGGCCGCGTACGTCGCCGCGAAGGCGGCGCAGCTCGGCCTCGCCGGCGCGATGGCGCAACACGTCGCCCGCTGGGGCATCACGGTGAACACCGTCGCGCCGGGCTGGATCCCGGTCGAGCGCCATGCCGGGGCGACGCCGGCGGAGCTGGCCGCGTACGCCGTCCACCTGCCCGGCGGGCGGCTCGGCACCCCGGCCGAGGTCGCGGCTGCGGTGTCGTTCCTCGCGTCGGACGCCGCGTCCTTCGTGAACGGTGAACGCATCCGGGTCGACGGCGGCCACGGCCGGGTCTGA
- a CDS encoding DUF2071 domain-containing protein — MEPLTATTPRPVRTTVFRQAWLDLAFVHWALDPDVVAPLLPPGVRPDVLDGATQVGLVAFRMRDIGIGPTPGIPYLGSFAETNVRLYTVDEAGRRGVFFRSLDATRLVPVLVARALGVPYVWSRMSVTDAGPRHAYVCRRRWPGPRGTTSALVVRAGERVGEPTELERFVTARWGLHLSGRRGAAAYWPNEHRQWPLHRAELEYLDDGLVAAAGLPQPLGTPTSVLWSPGVRVRFGPKKT; from the coding sequence GTGGAGCCCCTCACGGCGACGACCCCGCGGCCGGTGCGCACCACCGTGTTCCGTCAGGCCTGGCTGGACCTGGCCTTCGTGCACTGGGCCCTGGACCCGGACGTGGTGGCGCCGCTGCTGCCGCCGGGTGTCCGGCCGGACGTGCTGGACGGCGCGACGCAGGTCGGGCTGGTCGCGTTCCGGATGCGGGACATCGGGATCGGGCCGACGCCGGGCATCCCGTACCTCGGGTCGTTCGCGGAGACCAACGTGCGGCTCTACACCGTCGACGAGGCCGGCCGCCGCGGGGTGTTCTTCCGGTCCCTGGACGCGACCCGGCTGGTGCCGGTGCTGGTGGCCCGCGCGCTCGGGGTCCCGTACGTCTGGTCGCGGATGTCGGTGACCGACGCCGGCCCGAGGCACGCGTACGTCTGCCGTCGCCGCTGGCCCGGGCCGCGCGGGACGACGAGCGCGCTGGTCGTGCGGGCCGGGGAGCGGGTGGGCGAGCCGACCGAGCTGGAGCGGTTCGTCACCGCCCGCTGGGGGCTGCACCTGAGCGGGCGGCGCGGGGCGGCGGCGTACTGGCCGAACGAGCACCGGCAATGGCCGCTGCACCGGGCCGAGCTGGAGTACCTGGACGACGGGCTGGTCGCCGCGGCGGGGTTGCCGCAGCCGCTGGGAACGCCGACGAGCGTGCTCTGGTCGCCGGGCGTGCGGGTCCGCTTCGGACCCAAGAAGACCTAG
- a CDS encoding STAS domain-containing protein yields the protein MLVTTTAGEVTLVGRLDARAAGPVRDALHSALAVGRGRLVVDLSGVELLDATGLGVLVGAHRRARLDGRELVLRGASFRVARLLKVTRLDRVITVEPERVPA from the coding sequence ATGCTGGTGACGACGACGGCAGGCGAAGTGACGCTGGTCGGACGGCTGGACGCGCGTGCCGCCGGCCCGGTCCGGGACGCGCTGCACTCGGCGCTGGCCGTCGGCCGCGGCCGGCTGGTCGTGGACCTGTCCGGGGTCGAGCTGCTGGACGCGACCGGCCTCGGCGTGCTGGTCGGCGCGCACCGCCGGGCCCGCCTCGACGGCCGCGAGCTGGTGCTGCGCGGCGCGTCGTTCCGGGTGGCCCGGCTGCTCAAGGTGACCCGGCTGGACCGGGTGATCACGGTCGAGCCGGAGCGCGTTCCGGCCTAG
- a CDS encoding cob(I)yrinic acid a,c-diamide adenosyltransferase produces MAVHLTRIYTKTGDAGTTALGDLSRVRKTDPRLVAYADVDEANSAIGVALALGDLAEPVAAVLTTVQNDLFDVGADLCVPVVEAPEFPPLRVTDAQVERLEAACDEFNAGLRKLDSFLLPGGTPGAALLHQARTIVRRAERSAWALIEADPDRTTEVPARYLNRLSDLLFILARTANPDGDVLWTPGANR; encoded by the coding sequence ATGGCCGTGCACCTCACCCGCATCTACACCAAGACCGGCGACGCGGGGACCACCGCGCTCGGCGACCTGAGCCGGGTCCGCAAGACCGACCCCCGGCTCGTCGCGTACGCGGACGTGGACGAGGCCAACTCGGCCATCGGCGTCGCGCTCGCGCTGGGCGACCTGGCCGAGCCGGTGGCCGCGGTGCTCACCACCGTGCAGAACGACCTGTTCGACGTCGGCGCCGACCTCTGCGTGCCGGTCGTGGAGGCGCCCGAGTTCCCGCCGCTGCGGGTGACCGACGCGCAGGTCGAGCGGCTGGAGGCGGCCTGCGACGAGTTCAACGCCGGCCTGCGCAAGCTGGACAGCTTCCTGCTCCCGGGCGGGACTCCGGGGGCCGCGCTGCTGCACCAGGCCCGGACGATCGTGCGGCGGGCCGAGCGCAGCGCCTGGGCGCTGATCGAGGCCGACCCGGACCGGACCACCGAGGTCCCGGCCCGCTACCTGAACCGGCTCTCGGACCTGCTGTTCATCCTGGCCCGCACGGCCAACCCGGACGGCGACGTCCTCTGGACGCCGGGGGCGAACCGCTAG
- a CDS encoding DUF2550 domain-containing protein yields the protein MAVEVVLAVVVAVALVALLLVVLALRRRVLLRPAGSIDMSLRTRFGRIGGGWALGVGRYTGEDLHWYRLFALTVKPARTLSRRELQVIGRRQPSGAESWAVQAGAVIVECEDDDGPVQVAMSSGAVTGFLSWLESAPPGFAIPGYAAS from the coding sequence ATGGCGGTGGAGGTCGTCCTAGCCGTCGTGGTAGCCGTGGCGCTGGTGGCCCTCCTCCTGGTCGTGCTCGCGCTGCGGCGGAGGGTGCTGCTGCGCCCGGCGGGGTCGATCGACATGAGCCTGCGCACCCGCTTCGGCCGGATCGGCGGCGGCTGGGCCCTCGGCGTCGGCCGCTACACCGGCGAGGACCTGCACTGGTACCGGTTGTTCGCGCTCACCGTGAAGCCGGCCCGGACGCTGTCCCGGCGCGAGCTGCAGGTGATCGGCCGTCGGCAGCCGTCCGGGGCCGAGTCCTGGGCGGTGCAGGCCGGCGCCGTCATCGTGGAGTGCGAGGACGACGACGGGCCGGTGCAGGTCGCGATGAGTTCCGGCGCGGTCACCGGCTTCCTGTCCTGGCTGGAGTCCGCGCCGCCCGGCTTCGCGATCCCGGGTTACGCCGCGAGCTAG